A region from the Nonlabens sp. YIK11 genome encodes:
- a CDS encoding TonB-dependent receptor — MNRLIFILSFFITVVASAQTGKVNGLLTDKDSQTADEPVSFASVVLKGTNYGAQSDIDGKYTITAPAGTYTLVVSFVGMKTVEIPDVVVRNGFTTTVDVAMSAEAASLDAVSITVTKSRESAEALLQEQKKSVTIVQSIGAEELSQKGVSDASGAVAKISGVSKQESSSNVYVRGLGDRYQNSSLNGLSLPSTDVNKKNIDLDIFSSDVIESIDVSKAYDVRFFGDFSAGNVNVRSKKHTGNSFINISLGSGANTNAIGEDFLRMDGASFFGYYNKYDNDPFAVLLSHGLDPVDGYAPVNIDASIDGGHTIKFNNDMRLSIYGSASFSNGSYFQTGVARDYTNVLKVDFPAVEEFSYTARTTAQANIDFSIDSYNRFKLVNLFVNKSANEVSNYGINGLGFNRDANDSEDGYFVRNTQFNQDRVHVTQLLGEHEVTDSWTINWGAAYNKVFSDEPDRRRNTLEDYQFALDNDPTTNPNLFSNIAFDNQRFTQAVQDDEWTGFLNVEKKLNDKVKLNLRYSGKVKERDFTSYRYGYEVELNGSDVPVLHVNNLDAIFNLNNLNTDGNGVYNTVVLNPISNEIGNTNVPGLPENIYNGEMSYQGVSANAEINIGKLLVIPGLRFETWDQSITYDVVNLPPNDPGLRSVYENILLPSLNLKYALTDDINLRGSYSQTASLPEFKEVAPFVYEDVTVRYGGNPDLLGGRDGSGPTYSTINNVDLKFEWFFNKSEVLSVGGFYKQINDPVNRVVAADATGTQRYFRTGDSADVVGVELETRIGVIKDQEDDNVLVAGLNMAYTHTTQDLKNISGDNVTYTTSFDRDEIELQGASPFIFNADLTYTPTFNTYKPTASLVASYFSDRISAIGAGSLGDIVEKSVTTLDFVWSSPLSENLSLKFSAKNLLNPDIEYVREETSSGDITISSFKVGVNLGMSLKYKF; from the coding sequence ATGAACAGATTGATTTTCATTTTATCTTTTTTTATAACTGTGGTGGCTTCTGCCCAAACAGGTAAGGTAAATGGGTTGCTTACAGACAAAGATTCTCAAACTGCAGATGAACCAGTGTCGTTTGCGTCTGTGGTATTAAAGGGCACTAACTATGGCGCTCAATCAGATATTGATGGTAAGTATACCATCACAGCTCCTGCAGGAACTTACACTCTTGTAGTTTCCTTTGTAGGTATGAAGACAGTGGAGATCCCAGATGTGGTCGTGAGAAACGGATTTACCACAACCGTTGATGTAGCGATGAGTGCAGAGGCTGCATCTCTAGATGCGGTATCCATAACAGTGACGAAATCCCGCGAGAGCGCAGAGGCTTTGCTACAAGAGCAAAAGAAATCAGTAACGATCGTACAGTCTATTGGTGCAGAAGAGCTTTCTCAAAAAGGGGTAAGTGATGCCTCTGGAGCAGTTGCAAAAATATCTGGAGTATCAAAACAGGAAAGCAGCAGCAATGTTTATGTTCGAGGCTTAGGTGACCGCTACCAAAACTCCTCCTTAAATGGTTTATCACTTCCATCAACTGATGTGAATAAGAAAAACATTGATCTTGATATTTTCTCTTCTGATGTTATTGAGAGTATTGATGTGAGTAAGGCATATGACGTCCGTTTCTTTGGAGATTTTTCTGCAGGAAATGTGAATGTAAGATCTAAAAAACATACGGGTAATAGTTTCATCAACATTTCACTGGGAAGTGGTGCAAATACTAATGCCATAGGAGAGGATTTTCTAAGAATGGATGGCGCGAGTTTCTTTGGTTACTACAATAAATATGACAATGATCCATTTGCTGTTTTATTATCCCATGGTCTTGATCCAGTAGATGGATATGCTCCAGTGAACATTGACGCGAGTATTGATGGTGGTCATACCATTAAGTTTAATAACGATATGAGATTGAGTATTTATGGATCTGCAAGTTTTTCTAATGGTTCTTATTTCCAGACTGGTGTAGCGCGCGATTATACAAACGTTCTAAAGGTGGACTTTCCTGCAGTCGAAGAATTTAGTTATACGGCAAGAACTACCGCACAGGCTAACATTGATTTTAGTATTGATAGCTATAATCGATTTAAGTTGGTGAATTTGTTTGTAAACAAATCAGCAAATGAGGTTTCTAATTATGGTATCAATGGTTTAGGTTTTAATCGTGATGCTAACGATAGTGAAGATGGATATTTTGTAAGAAACACACAGTTCAACCAAGACAGAGTTCACGTAACCCAATTATTAGGTGAGCATGAAGTGACAGATAGTTGGACAATCAATTGGGGAGCTGCGTACAACAAAGTTTTTTCTGACGAACCAGACAGACGTAGAAATACGCTTGAGGATTATCAGTTTGCCCTTGATAATGACCCTACAACAAATCCAAATTTATTCTCAAACATTGCCTTTGATAACCAGAGATTTACTCAGGCAGTTCAGGATGACGAATGGACTGGTTTTCTTAACGTAGAGAAAAAATTAAATGATAAAGTCAAGCTTAATCTGCGCTATAGCGGTAAGGTAAAGGAGAGAGATTTTACGTCTTATAGATATGGGTATGAGGTAGAACTTAATGGAAGCGACGTTCCAGTTCTTCACGTCAATAATCTTGATGCGATCTTCAACTTGAATAACCTAAATACAGATGGGAATGGCGTTTATAATACTGTAGTACTCAATCCTATTTCTAATGAAATTGGAAACACGAATGTTCCAGGACTGCCAGAAAATATCTATAACGGTGAGATGAGCTACCAAGGTGTTAGCGCAAATGCAGAAATCAACATAGGTAAATTATTAGTAATCCCAGGATTACGCTTTGAAACGTGGGATCAAAGCATTACTTACGACGTAGTGAATTTACCACCTAATGATCCAGGCTTGAGAAGTGTTTATGAAAACATCTTGTTACCTAGCTTGAACTTGAAATATGCCTTAACTGATGATATCAACTTGAGAGGATCATACAGTCAGACAGCCTCATTACCAGAGTTTAAAGAAGTGGCACCTTTTGTCTATGAAGATGTAACCGTTAGATATGGTGGTAACCCAGACTTACTTGGTGGTAGAGATGGTAGCGGCCCAACTTACTCAACCATTAACAATGTTGACTTAAAATTTGAATGGTTTTTCAATAAGTCAGAAGTGCTGTCTGTTGGAGGTTTTTACAAACAAATTAACGATCCTGTCAACAGAGTTGTTGCAGCAGATGCTACTGGGACACAGCGTTATTTCAGGACTGGTGATAGTGCAGATGTTGTAGGTGTTGAATTGGAAACTAGAATTGGAGTCATCAAAGATCAAGAGGATGACAATGTATTAGTTGCTGGCCTTAACATGGCTTACACGCATACCACTCAGGATCTTAAAAATATATCAGGAGATAACGTGACTTATACCACGTCCTTCGACCGTGATGAGATTGAACTGCAGGGCGCGTCTCCATTTATATTCAATGCAGACTTGACTTATACTCCAACCTTTAATACCTACAAACCTACTGCATCGCTAGTGGCATCCTATTTTAGTGATCGTATTTCTGCGATTGGTGCTGGTTCTTTGGGAGATATAGTAGAAAAATCAGTGACGACTCTTGATTTTGTATGGAGCAGTCCTTTATCTGAAAACTTAAGTCTGAAATTTAGCGCTAAAAACCTACTTAATCCTGACATCGAGTATGTTAGAGAAGAAACCAGTAGTGGTGATATCACCATAAGTAGCTTTAAAGTTGGTGTGAACTTAGGCATGAGTCTTAAATATAAATTCTAA